The following are encoded together in the Planococcus antarcticus DSM 14505 genome:
- the galE gene encoding UDP-glucose 4-epimerase GalE has protein sequence MSVLVLGGAGYIGSHAVYQLIDQGISVVVVDNLETGHQKAVHPKAVFYEGDIRNADFLNAVFQKESIDEVLHFAANSLVGESMENPLKYFDNNVYGTQVLLQTMIQHDVKKIVFSSTAATYGEPESVPITETMPTNPANTYGETKLTMEKMMKWTGLAHGLKSVSLRYFNVAGARETAKIGEDHRPESHLVPLILQTALGQRKEITVFGDDYDTPDGTCIRDYVHVEDLIRAHLLALDYLRKDGESGVFNLGSSQGFSVNEMIVAARSATGKEIPVKVGPRRAGDPSTLIASSDKARAVLGWKPSHTSVTKIIEDAWNWHATHPNGYGKDVSI, from the coding sequence ATGAGTGTTTTAGTTTTAGGAGGAGCCGGATATATTGGTTCACACGCAGTCTATCAATTAATCGATCAAGGGATAAGCGTTGTTGTTGTGGACAATTTGGAGACGGGGCATCAGAAAGCTGTACACCCGAAAGCCGTTTTTTACGAAGGCGATATTCGAAACGCTGATTTTCTAAACGCTGTATTCCAAAAGGAATCGATTGACGAAGTTCTTCATTTTGCCGCTAATTCACTTGTCGGCGAATCGATGGAAAACCCGCTTAAGTATTTCGATAACAATGTTTACGGCACACAAGTTTTGTTGCAGACCATGATCCAGCACGATGTGAAAAAAATCGTCTTTTCTTCTACTGCCGCCACATACGGAGAACCTGAATCCGTACCGATTACCGAAACGATGCCAACCAATCCGGCCAATACGTACGGTGAAACAAAACTGACCATGGAAAAAATGATGAAGTGGACAGGGTTGGCCCATGGCTTAAAATCCGTTTCCCTCCGTTACTTTAATGTAGCCGGTGCAAGAGAAACGGCTAAAATAGGCGAAGATCACCGCCCAGAATCCCACCTGGTTCCACTCATCTTGCAGACAGCACTCGGTCAGCGAAAAGAAATCACTGTGTTCGGCGATGATTATGACACGCCCGACGGAACGTGCATCCGCGATTATGTTCACGTGGAAGACTTGATTCGCGCCCATCTGTTAGCATTGGACTATTTGAGAAAAGACGGCGAAAGTGGAGTATTTAACCTCGGCAGCAGCCAAGGGTTTTCCGTAAATGAAATGATTGTTGCTGCCCGCTCTGCAACCGGAAAAGAAATTCCCGTAAAAGTGGGTCCTCGCAGAGCGGGTGACCCGAGCACTTTGATTGCTAGTTCAGACAAAGCACGTGCGGTACTCGGTTGGAAACCTTCCCATACTTCCGTGACGAAAATTATTGAAGATGCTTGGAATTGGCATGCCACGCATCCAAACGGCTATGGAAAGGACGTGTCGATATGA
- a CDS encoding alpha/beta hydrolase encodes MSKEKMIRSFDGTQLFTRKDTAQKQKAAVVIAHGLAEHLGRYDALAKTLLEHGFTVYRYEQRGHARSEGKRAFFNDFNEMPDDLKTIMDWAKEENSGQSVFLIGHSMGGFSAAAYATKYPGTADGVILSGALTRYNKELFGPLPMDLPLDTYLDNELGEGVCSDPEVVKAYGEDPLVEKKISVGLINEFAPGIAWLKENAAPFVDPVLVLHGNEDGLVAEKDSRDFYSEIGSKDKTLKIYAFLMHEIFNEPSKYKIYDELVEWMDDRL; translated from the coding sequence ATGAGTAAAGAAAAAATGATCCGATCTTTTGATGGAACACAGTTGTTTACCCGTAAAGACACGGCTCAAAAGCAAAAAGCGGCAGTGGTGATTGCCCACGGTTTAGCTGAGCATTTGGGGCGGTATGATGCGTTGGCTAAAACCTTATTGGAGCATGGCTTCACAGTTTATCGCTACGAACAGCGCGGGCATGCACGTTCAGAAGGAAAACGTGCTTTTTTCAACGATTTCAATGAGATGCCTGATGACTTAAAAACCATCATGGATTGGGCAAAGGAAGAAAATTCGGGACAGTCGGTCTTTTTGATTGGTCACAGTATGGGTGGGTTCTCAGCAGCTGCGTACGCAACAAAATATCCAGGGACAGCGGACGGTGTTATTTTGTCCGGTGCGTTGACACGCTACAACAAGGAACTTTTTGGTCCTTTGCCAATGGACTTGCCATTAGACACTTACTTGGATAATGAACTGGGGGAAGGAGTGTGCAGTGATCCGGAAGTTGTCAAAGCCTACGGAGAAGATCCACTGGTGGAAAAGAAGATTTCTGTGGGGCTTATCAATGAATTCGCACCCGGAATTGCTTGGTTGAAAGAAAACGCAGCACCGTTCGTTGATCCGGTGCTAGTACTGCATGGCAATGAGGATGGATTGGTCGCCGAAAAAGATTCGCGTGACTTTTACAGCGAAATCGGTTCAAAAGATAAAACCTTGAAAATATACGCCTTCTTGATGCACGAGATCTTCAATGAGCCATCCAAATATAAAATCTATGATGAACTAGTTGAATGGATGGATGACCGGCTATAG
- a CDS encoding ROK family transcriptional regulator, with amino-acid sequence MRQGSFKWMKSMNKSIILNKIRRDGPISRAQIARETKLTPPTVSSNVKELMEEKIVEESDIGHSQGGRKPTMLIINNQAFTIIGVDAGPKSIRCIVADLAGKVLKRSEKKLQLPINNQQFIATLKSCIEEVLETEHQVIGIGVAMHGVVEVDTGTSLYAPNLGLANIPIKKEMEVAFGLEVKVENDARAMALGEYWFGNHGELESMLAVNIGNGIGAGLIIDGKLYHGSTDIAGEIGHMTIDLHGEICECGNRGCLQTFVTGPAIARKVTGTALKNPLTAENVFEQAVNGNEEFAAILKESGRAMGIGLTNLIHIVNPEKIVLGGGVSKAETFILPTIRQTIKDSALTPAASRTKVEVSKLGDDATLIGAITLLLVDIFDVK; translated from the coding sequence ATGCGTCAAGGCAGCTTTAAGTGGATGAAGTCGATGAACAAATCGATCATTCTCAATAAAATAAGAAGGGATGGACCAATATCGAGAGCGCAAATTGCACGAGAGACAAAGTTGACGCCGCCGACTGTCAGCAGCAACGTAAAAGAATTGATGGAAGAGAAGATAGTCGAAGAAAGCGATATCGGCCATTCACAAGGTGGCCGAAAACCGACGATGTTGATAATCAACAACCAGGCATTTACCATTATTGGCGTGGATGCAGGTCCGAAAAGCATTAGGTGCATCGTAGCCGATCTCGCGGGTAAGGTGCTGAAAAGGTCCGAAAAGAAGTTGCAGCTGCCGATTAACAACCAGCAATTTATCGCCACGTTAAAAAGTTGTATTGAAGAAGTGCTGGAAACAGAACATCAAGTCATCGGCATCGGCGTTGCTATGCATGGCGTGGTGGAAGTGGATACGGGGACTTCTTTGTACGCGCCGAATCTTGGCTTGGCCAATATCCCAATCAAAAAAGAAATGGAAGTGGCATTTGGTCTTGAAGTGAAAGTGGAAAATGATGCACGGGCTATGGCATTGGGTGAATACTGGTTCGGGAATCACGGAGAGTTGGAGAGCATGCTAGCGGTCAATATAGGCAACGGAATTGGCGCGGGGCTCATCATTGATGGGAAACTCTATCACGGGTCAACAGATATTGCAGGGGAAATCGGCCACATGACCATCGATTTACATGGTGAGATTTGCGAATGCGGAAACCGGGGATGCCTGCAGACATTTGTCACCGGTCCGGCCATCGCAAGGAAAGTGACTGGCACCGCACTGAAAAATCCACTTACAGCAGAAAACGTATTTGAACAGGCTGTCAACGGCAATGAAGAATTTGCCGCAATCTTGAAAGAATCCGGAAGAGCGATGGGCATTGGTCTGACAAACCTTATCCACATCGTTAATCCGGAAAAAATTGTCCTCGGCGGCGGGGTTTCGAAAGCGGAGACATTTATTTTGCCTACCATACGTCAAACCATTAAAGATTCCGCACTGACTCCTGCGGCTAGCCGCACGAAAGTGGAAGTGTCAAAGCTTGGAGATGATGCCACGCTGATCGGCGCGATTACGTTGCTGTTGGTGGATATCTTTGACGTGAAGTAA
- a CDS encoding CaiB/BaiF CoA transferase family protein, with protein sequence MTGALTGMKILDLSRVLAGPYCTMILGDLGAEVIKVEAHGGSDETRKWGPPFQNGVSAYYLSINRNKKAITVDLKTAEGVAVIKKLVAESDVVVSNFKTGTMERLGLGYETLSRINPAIVFCSITGFGETGPDRDMPGYDFIIQAMSGLMSITGNKESGPQKSGVAIVDVLTGLYACIGIQAALLERVCSGKGQKLDISLYDTAVSALVNIASNYLMNEKVPNALGNAHANIVPYQTFRTADGEMVIAVGTDQQFQALCIVLEKPQFAEDERYRTNPLRVENRESLVPLLQQIFLTEKTGYWQTLCRKNNIPGGPIQTIQEMGHDQQLQARDMFIEQDHPTAGKIKMIGSPLKLSRTPVKMERHPPNPGEHNKEILGQYSTQ encoded by the coding sequence ATGACAGGAGCATTGACAGGCATGAAAATACTCGATTTATCTCGTGTTCTCGCAGGACCTTACTGCACAATGATTCTCGGAGATCTGGGAGCGGAGGTTATAAAAGTGGAAGCGCACGGCGGCAGTGATGAGACTCGTAAATGGGGACCGCCTTTTCAAAACGGTGTCAGCGCTTATTATTTGAGTATCAATCGCAACAAAAAAGCGATTACTGTTGATTTGAAAACAGCGGAAGGCGTGGCCGTCATTAAAAAACTTGTGGCAGAAAGTGATGTGGTAGTCAGCAATTTCAAGACCGGTACGATGGAACGTTTGGGACTCGGCTACGAGACCTTATCACGTATCAATCCAGCAATCGTTTTTTGCTCCATCACCGGGTTTGGAGAAACAGGACCAGACCGAGATATGCCAGGATATGATTTTATTATCCAAGCAATGAGCGGCTTGATGAGCATCACCGGCAATAAAGAATCAGGGCCACAAAAATCCGGAGTGGCAATTGTTGATGTACTGACCGGGTTGTATGCTTGTATCGGCATCCAAGCGGCATTGCTAGAGCGTGTCTGCTCTGGCAAAGGACAAAAGTTGGATATTTCTTTGTATGATACGGCAGTTAGTGCGTTGGTGAATATTGCGAGTAATTATTTGATGAATGAAAAAGTACCGAATGCTTTGGGCAATGCACATGCCAATATCGTACCCTATCAGACATTCCGGACAGCTGATGGTGAAATGGTGATTGCTGTCGGCACGGACCAGCAATTCCAGGCATTATGCATTGTTTTAGAAAAACCGCAATTTGCAGAGGATGAACGCTACCGGACCAATCCACTACGAGTAGAGAACCGAGAAAGTCTTGTGCCATTACTGCAACAGATTTTCTTAACGGAAAAAACGGGGTATTGGCAGACTTTGTGCAGAAAAAATAACATACCAGGAGGACCGATTCAGACGATACAAGAAATGGGTCATGATCAACAGCTTCAGGCACGCGATATGTTCATCGAGCAAGATCATCCGACAGCTGGAAAAATTAAAATGATTGGCAGTCCGTTAAAGCTGTCGCGAACACCTGTCAAAATGGAACGACATCCGCCGAATCCAGGAGAACACAATAAGGAGATTTTAGGACAGTATTCTACACAATAA
- the galT gene encoding UDP-glucose--hexose-1-phosphate uridylyltransferase, which translates to MIYQHLVGLVDQALESELIEPTDTDYVRNQVMNLLGLESFPETAIEPANDTIPNLLEHLIAYAIEQGVIQNIFDDKEILSATIMNCFVARPSVINALFNEKYMESPIAATDYFYELSKNSNYIQMNRIQKNISYKTDTRYGQMDITINLSKPEKDPEQIKREREMKQTLSYPKCLLCKENVGYAGRIGYPARANHRVVTIPLTGENWYLQYSPYVYYNEHSILLSEEHRDMKIDRHGFERLLTFTDLFPHYFIGSNADLPIVGGSILSHDHYQAGRYEFAMTRAEDAFVFNLDSYPDITASVVKWPMSVIRLKGKEIDNLVSAADEILQTWRNYSDKSADVLAFTGKTPHNTITPIARKRHGLFEIDLVLRNNRTTAEYPSGIFHPHADVHHIKKENIGLIEVMGLAVLPPRLKEELAEIQQFLLGNANNVEASHLKWAEQLKAQYGTLSLPEDAKALLEKELGKKFVRVLEDAGVLKETEAFEQFINALNN; encoded by the coding sequence ATGATTTATCAACATCTTGTAGGACTCGTTGACCAAGCTCTCGAATCTGAACTGATTGAACCCACTGATACCGATTATGTCCGTAACCAGGTGATGAATCTCTTAGGGCTAGAATCGTTTCCTGAAACAGCGATCGAACCTGCAAATGACACTATTCCTAACTTGCTGGAGCACTTAATTGCCTATGCCATAGAGCAAGGCGTGATCCAGAATATCTTTGACGACAAGGAAATCTTGTCAGCCACTATTATGAATTGCTTTGTTGCGAGACCTTCTGTTATCAATGCTTTGTTTAATGAAAAATATATGGAATCGCCCATCGCTGCAACCGATTACTTTTATGAGTTAAGCAAAAACAGCAACTACATCCAGATGAACCGCATCCAAAAAAATATTTCCTATAAAACGGATACACGTTACGGTCAGATGGATATTACAATTAATTTATCAAAACCCGAAAAAGATCCGGAGCAAATCAAAAGAGAACGCGAGATGAAACAAACACTCAGTTACCCAAAATGTCTTTTGTGCAAGGAAAATGTAGGCTATGCGGGACGAATCGGCTATCCGGCACGAGCGAACCACCGAGTCGTTACCATTCCGCTCACCGGTGAAAACTGGTATTTGCAGTACTCGCCGTATGTTTATTACAACGAGCACAGTATTTTACTTTCTGAAGAGCATCGTGACATGAAAATCGATCGACACGGCTTTGAGCGACTGCTTACTTTTACAGATCTGTTTCCCCATTACTTTATCGGCTCAAACGCCGACTTGCCGATTGTTGGAGGGTCTATTTTAAGCCACGACCATTACCAAGCCGGGCGTTACGAGTTTGCTATGACCAGAGCAGAAGATGCTTTTGTGTTCAACTTGGATTCCTACCCTGACATCACTGCATCCGTCGTCAAATGGCCGATGTCGGTGATTCGCTTAAAAGGAAAAGAAATCGACAACTTGGTGAGCGCTGCTGATGAGATTTTACAGACTTGGAGAAATTATTCCGATAAATCAGCGGACGTTTTAGCCTTTACTGGCAAGACACCGCATAACACCATTACCCCGATTGCGAGAAAGCGTCATGGGCTGTTCGAAATCGACCTCGTGTTAAGAAACAATCGAACAACAGCGGAATACCCGTCCGGAATTTTCCACCCTCACGCGGATGTCCACCACATCAAAAAAGAAAATATCGGCTTGATTGAAGTGATGGGACTTGCCGTGTTGCCGCCGCGGCTAAAAGAAGAATTGGCTGAAATCCAACAATTTTTACTCGGCAATGCAAATAACGTGGAAGCCTCTCATCTCAAATGGGCGGAACAGTTGAAAGCTCAATACGGCACACTTTCTCTTCCGGAAGATGCGAAAGCTCTTCTAGAAAAAGAACTAGGGAAAAAATTCGTAAGAGTCCTTGAAGACGCGGGCGTATTAAAAGAAACAGAAGCATTTGAACAATTTATAAACGCGCTGAATAACTAG
- a CDS encoding galactokinase, with product MNQNELAQTFNEIFKMDQKPRFFFAPGRINLIGEHTDYNGGHVFPAAISFGTYAVARQRSDQKLRFYSMNFPEKGIIECELADLSHNTDHDWANFPKGMIYFFIKHGFSIPYGMDILFYGNIPNGAGLSSSASIEMATGVVLEGLFDLEIDRLRMIQLGQNVENHYIGVNSGIMDQFAIGKGKKDFAILLDCQTLKYSYAPVELMDHEIVIINSNKQRTLAGSKYNERRAQCEQALSDIRTEIEVSSLGELTGEQFEQHKYLIQDDTNRKRAKHAVYENERTVQALKELKQGNIAAFGKLMNESHVSLRDDYEVTGAELDTIAQAAWNHTGVIGARMTGAGFGGCAIAIVHQTQIESFKENLTESYTKEFGFPPSFYEAKISDGAKELTEEFWT from the coding sequence ATGAATCAAAATGAGTTGGCTCAAACGTTCAACGAAATCTTCAAGATGGATCAAAAACCGCGTTTCTTTTTTGCGCCCGGCCGCATCAACTTGATTGGTGAACATACCGATTACAACGGCGGTCACGTGTTTCCAGCTGCCATCTCTTTTGGCACTTATGCTGTTGCGCGGCAGCGTTCGGATCAAAAACTGCGGTTCTACTCCATGAATTTCCCGGAAAAAGGAATAATCGAATGCGAGCTTGCCGACTTGTCCCATAACACCGATCATGACTGGGCAAACTTTCCGAAAGGTATGATCTATTTTTTTATCAAACATGGTTTTTCAATCCCTTATGGAATGGACATTTTGTTCTACGGCAATATTCCGAACGGTGCCGGGCTGTCTTCTTCCGCTTCCATCGAAATGGCCACAGGGGTTGTTCTTGAAGGCTTATTCGATTTAGAAATTGATCGTTTGCGCATGATTCAATTGGGACAAAACGTAGAAAATCACTATATTGGCGTCAACAGCGGCATCATGGACCAATTTGCGATTGGAAAAGGAAAAAAAGATTTTGCGATTTTACTGGATTGCCAAACGCTGAAATATAGCTACGCACCAGTCGAATTAATGGATCATGAAATTGTCATCATCAACTCCAATAAACAACGGACACTGGCCGGTTCAAAATACAATGAACGCCGCGCTCAATGTGAACAAGCACTGTCTGATATCCGAACTGAAATCGAAGTCAGCAGCTTGGGCGAATTGACAGGAGAACAATTTGAACAGCACAAATACCTGATCCAAGATGACACAAACCGCAAACGGGCAAAGCATGCGGTCTATGAAAACGAAAGAACTGTACAAGCACTCAAAGAACTTAAGCAAGGCAATATTGCAGCGTTTGGAAAGCTGATGAACGAATCTCATGTCTCTCTTCGCGATGACTACGAAGTCACCGGTGCAGAGCTCGATACCATCGCACAAGCAGCTTGGAACCACACAGGTGTCATCGGCGCACGGATGACCGGAGCCGGATTTGGCGGATGTGCCATTGCAATCGTTCACCAGACGCAGATTGAAAGTTTCAAAGAAAACCTGACAGAGAGCTATACCAAAGAATTTGGTTTCCCTCCCTCCTTTTACGAAGCGAAGATTTCGGATGGCGCCAAAGAACTTACAGAGGAGTTTTGGACATGA
- a CDS encoding ABC transporter ATP-binding protein, producing MVAKIKLSNVTLKFGKFEALKDISLTLEAGKIHGLIGRNGAGKTTLLSLLAAFREPTQGQVEIDGEPVFENPEKMQQIAFIYEKNYADEYEKIPAMLEFSENYRPNYDKEYADYLLKRFKLPLDKPVYKLSKGMQSALNVVIGLASRTPITIFDEAYLGMDAPSREIFYQEVLADLAKHPRTFILSTHLVSEMDYLFDNVVIIDQGRLLLNEDYETISAQGASITGAADQVDAFVTGRKVLNEQKLGGTKSVMVFGTLDEQDQLTARQQGLEIGPVSLQDLFIHLTEEAR from the coding sequence ATGGTTGCCAAGATCAAACTAAGCAATGTCACTTTAAAATTCGGAAAATTTGAAGCCTTGAAAGATATTTCGTTGACGCTAGAAGCTGGCAAGATTCACGGACTAATTGGACGCAACGGTGCCGGCAAAACGACTCTTCTTTCTTTGCTCGCCGCATTCCGCGAACCGACACAAGGACAGGTGGAAATTGACGGCGAACCTGTTTTTGAAAATCCTGAAAAGATGCAGCAAATTGCGTTTATTTATGAAAAGAATTATGCGGACGAGTACGAGAAGATTCCCGCCATGCTGGAATTCTCGGAAAATTACCGTCCAAACTACGACAAGGAGTACGCCGATTACCTGCTGAAGCGCTTTAAGCTTCCTCTTGATAAACCTGTTTACAAATTATCCAAAGGGATGCAATCTGCGCTGAATGTGGTCATCGGGCTTGCAAGCCGTACCCCAATCACGATTTTTGATGAAGCCTATCTCGGAATGGATGCTCCGTCCCGCGAAATTTTTTACCAGGAGGTTTTGGCGGATCTGGCAAAACATCCCCGAACCTTCATCCTTTCCACTCATTTGGTTTCAGAAATGGATTACCTGTTCGACAATGTGGTCATTATCGATCAAGGGCGATTGTTGCTGAACGAAGATTATGAAACCATTTCTGCTCAAGGAGCTTCCATCACTGGAGCGGCTGATCAAGTTGATGCTTTCGTCACTGGTCGGAAAGTTTTGAACGAACAGAAACTCGGCGGCACAAAGTCTGTGATGGTCTTCGGTACACTGGATGAGCAGGATCAACTCACCGCCCGTCAGCAAGGTCTTGAAATCGGTCCCGTATCTTTGCAGGATCTGTTCATCCATTTAACAGAGGAGGCGCGTTAA
- a CDS encoding aldose epimerase family protein, whose product MEVSETVFGYKNNRPIKLYTLKNDQGFQVSCIDHGCVITEIIAPDSNGNLENVVLGFDTLEEYKSNPYFFGALVGRFAGRIKDGEFAIEGKAYQVPKNANGHHLHGGSQGFHSALWDSKVIQTKNEAIVEFTYFSPDGEEGFPGNLSMTVHYILKNDSNQLVISYSGKSDKTTLLNVTNHSYFNLSGNFKRTILDHELTMNSDHYLEVDDELLPTGNLIPVDQDSLFDFRNGKSIREATSAEHPQTKLAGNGYDHPFLLNHKKQPGIELTDSISGRKLVVETTEPAVVLYTGNDIGGSYSIRGVEAQDYQGLCLETQSPPDSLRHPHFRSAILNADQEFKSETTYSFSSISNG is encoded by the coding sequence ATGGAAGTCAGCGAAACAGTATTCGGTTATAAAAATAATCGGCCAATCAAATTGTATACTTTGAAAAATGATCAAGGTTTTCAAGTATCCTGCATCGATCATGGATGTGTAATCACTGAAATTATAGCTCCAGACAGCAATGGAAACCTGGAGAACGTCGTACTTGGCTTTGATACGCTTGAAGAATACAAAAGCAATCCTTATTTTTTCGGTGCATTGGTTGGACGCTTTGCCGGACGCATCAAAGACGGGGAGTTTGCAATTGAAGGGAAAGCCTATCAAGTACCCAAGAATGCTAACGGCCATCATTTGCATGGAGGTTCCCAAGGCTTTCACTCTGCTCTTTGGGATTCAAAAGTGATCCAAACAAAAAATGAAGCGATCGTCGAGTTTACGTATTTCAGTCCGGATGGTGAGGAAGGATTCCCTGGCAACTTATCCATGACGGTTCACTACATTCTTAAGAATGACAGCAACCAGCTAGTCATTTCCTATTCAGGAAAATCCGATAAGACCACTTTGTTGAATGTGACCAACCACTCTTATTTCAATTTGAGCGGGAATTTCAAGCGGACCATTCTAGACCACGAATTGACAATGAACAGTGATCATTATTTGGAAGTGGATGATGAATTGCTTCCGACAGGCAATCTGATTCCGGTTGACCAAGATTCGTTATTTGATTTCCGAAACGGAAAGAGCATCAGGGAAGCGACATCTGCTGAACATCCACAAACTAAGCTGGCCGGAAACGGTTATGATCACCCATTTTTGTTGAACCACAAAAAACAGCCAGGAATCGAATTAACTGATTCAATAAGCGGCCGAAAATTGGTAGTTGAAACAACAGAACCTGCAGTGGTTTTGTATACGGGGAACGATATCGGGGGCTCTTATTCAATCAGAGGAGTAGAAGCACAGGACTACCAAGGACTTTGCCTTGAAACGCAAAGTCCACCGGATTCATTGCGACATCCGCACTTCCGGTCCGCTATTCTCAACGCAGACCAAGAGTTCAAGTCGGAAACGACTTATTCTTTCTCTAGCATCAGCAACGGCTAA
- a CDS encoding DUF4256 domain-containing protein, with amino-acid sequence MTQKNQLTSEQRKELLTTLKERFEKHIDRHEWMHWDKIQAKLEAHPEKLWSLHEMEQTGGEPDVLEFDEETDEYVFYDCSTESPSGRRSVCFDHQALNSRKKNKPENSAMAMANDMGIELLTEEQYRVLQKRGTFDVKTSSWVKTPEDIRQRGGALFCDSRYGHVFLYHNGADSYYAARGFRGLLRV; translated from the coding sequence ATGACTCAGAAAAACCAATTAACTTCCGAACAGCGCAAAGAATTGCTCACTACCTTGAAAGAGCGGTTCGAAAAACACATCGACCGCCACGAATGGATGCACTGGGACAAGATTCAGGCAAAGCTGGAAGCGCATCCTGAAAAGCTTTGGTCGCTCCACGAAATGGAACAGACCGGCGGAGAGCCGGACGTCTTGGAGTTTGACGAAGAGACGGACGAATACGTCTTTTACGATTGTTCAACGGAAAGCCCGAGCGGCCGCAGAAGTGTTTGCTTTGACCACCAGGCTTTGAATTCGCGGAAGAAAAACAAACCCGAAAATAGCGCCATGGCAATGGCAAACGATATGGGCATCGAACTGTTAACCGAAGAACAATACCGCGTGCTGCAAAAACGCGGCACGTTCGATGTTAAAACGTCCAGCTGGGTAAAAACCCCTGAAGACATTCGACAACGCGGCGGCGCGCTTTTCTGCGATTCTCGCTATGGGCATGTCTTCTTGTACCATAACGGTGCAGATTCTTATTACGCAGCCAGAGGATTTCGTGGCTTGCTGAGAGTTTAA
- a CDS encoding GntR family transcriptional regulator: MSKPFDSNKPIFLQVRELIEDQIVNDQLKEGDQAPSTNQLVSFYKINHATVSKGINQLVEEGILFKKRGIGMFVAEGAKQTLMGQRKEAFVENYVRNLLQEAKKLGITQAEIMELIKNTKGSEI; this comes from the coding sequence GTGAGCAAACCGTTTGATTCGAATAAACCGATTTTTTTGCAGGTTCGTGAATTGATTGAAGATCAGATTGTCAACGATCAACTGAAAGAAGGCGATCAGGCACCATCAACCAATCAACTTGTCAGCTTCTATAAAATCAATCATGCGACCGTTTCGAAAGGCATCAATCAGCTGGTGGAGGAAGGGATTCTATTTAAGAAAAGAGGGATTGGGATGTTTGTAGCAGAAGGGGCAAAACAGACATTGATGGGACAGCGAAAAGAGGCATTTGTCGAAAATTATGTCAGAAACCTCCTACAAGAAGCGAAAAAGCTTGGCATTACGCAAGCGGAAATTATGGAACTGATCAAAAACACGAAAGGAAGTGAAATCTGA
- a CDS encoding EAL domain-containing protein, whose product MEFISYLKKNQRAIFEESKKDGEVKELMLHENFQTAFQPILTLAEGETIGFEVLNRPNSTPVFPTTEEFYTFIGKSNNVFRIEGFLRNLSLKKYAEQLKQTSSHENGLIFLNIQPQVLTDRSYRSGTTLDLLKKYNLSPDQVVLELTEKEAVIDYKEFEKTIENYRQQGFRIAVDDAGTGYNSLKTIISLKPEFIKLDKSLIRDIHIQPAQQQLVGLLLDFAAQSNTKIIAEGIENALELRFLKNLGIHFGQGYALGRPEPALIRGEVPSC is encoded by the coding sequence GTGGAATTTATTAGCTACCTGAAGAAAAATCAACGTGCAATATTCGAAGAAAGCAAAAAGGACGGGGAAGTGAAAGAACTCATGCTTCATGAGAATTTCCAAACAGCCTTTCAGCCGATTTTAACGTTAGCAGAGGGGGAAACGATTGGGTTTGAGGTGCTTAACAGGCCCAACAGTACGCCTGTCTTTCCGACGACTGAAGAGTTTTATACTTTCATAGGGAAGAGCAATAATGTTTTTCGGATAGAAGGATTTCTCCGTAACCTGTCGCTAAAAAAATATGCAGAGCAGCTGAAACAGACAAGCAGTCATGAAAATGGGTTGATATTCCTGAATATCCAGCCGCAAGTCCTGACAGACCGCTCGTATCGAAGTGGAACCACACTGGATTTGCTGAAGAAATACAATTTGTCTCCAGACCAGGTTGTCCTGGAGTTGACCGAAAAAGAGGCCGTGATTGATTACAAGGAATTCGAAAAAACTATCGAAAATTATCGGCAGCAAGGCTTTCGGATCGCGGTTGATGATGCAGGAACCGGATACAATAGCCTCAAAACGATTATTTCGTTGAAGCCAGAATTCATCAAGCTTGATAAATCCTTGATCCGGGATATTCATATCCAGCCAGCTCAACAACAATTAGTGGGACTTTTATTGGATTTTGCTGCGCAATCGAATACCAAGATTATTGCAGAAGGAATTGAAAATGCTCTGGAGCTGAGATTTTTAAAGAATTTGGGTATCCATTTCGGCCAAGGGTATGCGCTTGGCAGACCCGAACCAGCATTAATCAGAGGAGAGGTTCCTTCTTGTTAA